In the Purpureocillium takamizusanense chromosome 5, complete sequence genome, one interval contains:
- a CDS encoding uncharacterized protein (EggNog:ENOG503PU7K): MAHIDSASPPGRARSPTSTGMHTGPDSYYSNQDITILHFIVAAAQDELDHAPEPKPLPAAVLFKAYDEILPTFGIDPDSDHHLSAFIFRIGGEQGNGTLSDKFQLILGRMGIILEFGDNSTISAATSSTLSTSPSQSHSSRPNSALKPDVVGPSHGVPGAPEVSSWNRAGTPFLANLSVRRHVRPNASNLSAQNAPLSRYLSSQSEIAGDRRSPVSIDGHSTRPENPSPVVFQEAFASKIENSYPVSRHGNSYPTLTGYDPTTRALDVPSAGDRWRDLASVLSGHITRGRDALATHRSEALEISTRPDGATTESGLPPSQDLHEPPVPMLANSGHSHASASGERGHQVCIASPKQSSESPATPLRPIFNDKGASKTVRAPTSSHPANLGKIPFHRAARARELYLASKFFNRWAGRTATKLEREAVARRHMIRFRCFQGWSRAPTLKAPAAEHLRATTAVQKLRRAIAYNEEQLSLAAAALAQASQATMVRAALGRWMCQAAQLMFRRRLGSKSLRAGIKRWSSRTQENAVLGRAASSVAARGVELSAVNRWACQIESSGAELAAAQHLATSFSSTSCLNEWAAQVEVSRRAREHRQLRQVELLNTALDSWGLRARAQAFAWRREYLSVAKAFEQWTEVAHREKVAADAAQHHRSLIGVAKVCGGIGRLQNDCLELKRLHARARLFIGSSRLLATLDAAVDRRKNRMRSMVRRYLMARYAQMSSKRRKRNFYTALDRWKAASQGDVIATQVAEDLHAAGAAALSHRAMLVWHMSAIDDQGLQATARDHYKQAWVDAWLTLTTQHGAGEASAWSVWAAEQQRHSLKAWSIATLQRNGQAHTATVLRQRHGRDKWLRALQQWRNVLNDAGPSTKGQLPLRVTEMSSTKGTNFTGWKSLPPRLSYVRRDHDFPNTPMQTPTRWTGSALPVTSTSRTSRFMATVQEADDESAATSSAAGEPSAWGRHSRGSVASLMARQLPSTTPQAPVPTHLERQRQLGRGLLTRSVPVKPIARHARPNRPSTATGPGRADIPGRSPELVGFTAALQGPKPRRVAPVAPGSPGKPLVTRTET; this comes from the exons A TGGCACACATAGACAGCGCCTCAccccccggccgcgcccgctCACCAACCAGCACAGGGATGCATACCGGCCCTGATTCGTACTATTCTAATCAAG ACATAACTATCTTGCacttcatcgtcgccgctgctcagGATGAGCTTGACCATGCACCAGAGCCCAAGCCCCTTCCGGCCGCTGTACTTTTCAAGGCATATGACGAGATCCTACCGACCTTTGGTATCGACCCAGACTCCGATCACCACCTGTCTGCTTTCATTTTCCGAATTGGTGGTGAACAAGGAAATGGCACTCTTTCGGATAAATTTcagctcatcctcggccgcATGGGCATCATTCTTGAGTTTGGGGACAACTCTACCATCTCGGCTGCAACATCATCCACGCTCTCAACATCCCCGTCCCAGTCGCACTCGAGTCGCCCCAATTCGGCCCTAAAGCCCGATGTCGTTGGACCCTCTCATGGGGTCCCGGGCGCGCCAGAGGTATCGTCGTGGAATAGAGCTGGGACTCCCTTCCTCGCCAACCTGAGCGTACGCCGTCACGTTCGTCCAAATGCTTCAAACTTGAGTGCCCAAAACGCCCCTTTGTCCAGGTATCTTAGCAGTCAATCAGAGATTGCAGGCGATCGACGCTCGCCTGTTTCTATCGATGGGCATTCGACGCGCCCCGAAAACCCATCTCCTGTCGTATTTCAGGAGGCTTTTGCCAGCAAAATCGAAAACTCGTATCCCGTGAGTCGACACGGGAACTCATACCCTACGCTCACAGGTTACGATCCTACAACACGGGCCCTGGACGTGCCCTCAGCCGGCGATCGTTGGCGAGACCTCGCGAGCGTTCTGTCTGGGCACATAACGCGCGGACGAGATGCCTTGGCCACGCATCGGTCTGAGGCCTTGGAGATCAGCACTCGCCCTGACGGTGCCACTACTGAATCGGGATTACCTCCGTCACAGGACCTACATGAGCCGCCAGTGCCAATGCTTGCAAATTCTGGTCACAGCCATGCTAGCGCCTCAGGGgagcgaggccatcaagtGTGTATTGCATCACCCAAACAATCATCGGAGTCCCCCGCGACCCCACTGCGCCCAATATTCAACGATAAGGGGGCGTCAAAAACGGTCAGGGCCCCAACGAGCAGTCACCCTGCCAACCTGGGGAAAATCCCTTTTCaccgcgcggcgagggcacgcGAGCTATACCTTGCTAGTAAATTTTTTAATCGATGGGCAGGCCGAACGGCTACCAAACTCGAACGAGAAGCTGTGGCGCGAAGACATATGATACGGTTTCGGTGTTTCCAAGGCTGGAGTAGAGCGCCAACGCTCAAGGCTCCTGCAGCAGAGCATTTGCGCGCAACAACTGCTGTACAAAAGCTGCGCCGAGCAATAGCCTACAATGAAGAGCAGCTCAGCCTagctgcagcggcgcttGCGCAAGCTTCTCAAGCCACAAtggtgcgggcggccctGGGTAGGTGGATGTGTCAGGCAGCTCAGCTTATGTTTCGACGGAGGCTCGGTTCAAAGTCACTTCGCGCAGGTATCAAGCGGTGGTCCTCACGGACTCAGGAGAACGCCGTGCTAGGGCGAGCAGCTTCGTCGGTAGCTGCccgtggcgtcgagctcAGTGCCGTAAACAGATGGGCGTGTCAAATCGAGAGCAGCGGTGCTGAgcttgcagcagcacagcacctcGCGACATCCTTCAGCTCAACCAGCTGCTTGAATGAATGGGCAGCCCAGGTGGAAGTATCGCGACGCGCCCGAGAACATCGTCAGCTTCGGCAAGTGGAGCTACTGAACACGGCGCTCGATAGCTGGGGATTGCGGGCAAGGGCACAAGCGTTCGCCTGGAGGCGCGAGTATCTATCCGTCGCCAAGGCCTTTGAGCAGTGGACCGAAGTGGCCCACCGAGAGAAGGTAGCGGCAGACGCTGCTCAACACCATCGCAGCTTGATCGGGGTGGCGAAAGTATGTGGCGGAATAGGGCGACTCCAAAACGACTGCTTGGAGCTCAAGCGTTTGCATGCCCGTGCCCGCCTTTTCATCGGGTCGTCTCGCCTCTTGGCAACCTTGGACGCGGCCGTGGATCGTCGCAAGAACCGCATGAGAAGCATGGTGCGTCGCTATCTCATGGCGAGGTATGCACAAATGTCGTCCAAGCGCAGAAAACGCAACTTTTACACGGCGCTTGATCGATGGAAAGCGGCGAGCCAGGGCGATGTCATCGCGACACAGGTGGCAGAAGATCtgcatgccgccggcgccgcagcccttTCTCACAGAGCAATGCTAGTATGGCACATGAGTGCCATCGACGATCAGGGACTACAAGCCACAGCTCGCGACCACTACAAACAGGCTTGGGTGGATGCATGGCTGACACTCACGACGCAGCATGGCGCTGGCGAAGCGTCTGCTTGGAGCGTATGGGCTGCGGAACAACAGCGCCATAGTCTCAAGGCGTGGTCGATAGCCACCCTGCAGCGGAACGGACAGGCACATACGGCGACCGTCTTGCGGCAGAGGCATGGTCGTGATAAGTGGCTGCGAGCCCTCCAACAATGGAGGAATGTCCTGAATGACGCTGGACCGAGCACGAAAGGGCAACTGCCACTGAGGGTGACAGAGATGTCCAGTACCAAAGGCACCAACTTTACTGGCTGGAAGTCACTTCCGCCACGTTTGTCATACGTCAGACGGGATCACGACTTTCCAAACACCCCTATGCAGACACCAACTCGTTGGACGGGGAGTGCTCTGCCTGTGACTAGTACTAGTCGCACGTCAAGGTTCATGGCCACGGTACAGGAAGCAGATGACGAGTCGGCTGCCACTTCAAGCGCCGCGGGAGAGCCGTCGGCCTGGGGGCGACACTCTCGAGGATCGGTCGCGAGTCTCATGGCTAGGCAATTACCATCGACGACACCGCAGGCCCCTGTGCCGACACACCTggagcggcaacggcagctAGGCAGGGGCTTACTAACCAGGTCGGTGCCAGTAAAGCCCATCGCAAGGCATGCCAGACCCAACAGGCCATCGACTGCGACAGGGCCGGGCAGGGCCGACATTCCTGGCCGCAGTCCAGAGCTCGTTGGGTTCACTGCAGCCCTGCAAGGACCCAAGCCGCGTCGTGTGGCACCGGTGGCGCCAGGCAGTCCCGGAAAGCCACTCGTCACCAGAACAGAGACCTGA